The following proteins are co-located in the Alcaligenes faecalis genome:
- a CDS encoding pentapeptide repeat-containing protein, with translation MLVSNVQITRDELVDFLDASHESLRFEHCTFDGEDLSGLELEGLQFSACCFLDTCFTRAHLQDTVWQRCRMGRVDFSLADLNAARFRACDLHLSKWVRAQIASLQIEDSKLSGAIFNETRGLDLSLRECKLVGATLRAINFRKQNLVQLDFSDADLGGCNFQDAVFEGGSLRGASLRGVNFKGADLRSVELGSITLYDLNNAFQGACLSVEQAVQLISSMGVQVQ, from the coding sequence ATGCTCGTCAGTAATGTCCAGATCACTAGAGATGAATTAGTCGATTTTTTGGACGCCTCCCATGAGTCTTTGCGTTTCGAGCACTGTACCTTCGATGGTGAGGATTTGTCGGGTCTGGAGCTGGAGGGTTTGCAGTTTTCAGCTTGTTGTTTTCTGGATACCTGCTTTACACGTGCGCATCTGCAAGACACGGTCTGGCAACGCTGCAGGATGGGGCGAGTGGATTTCAGTCTGGCTGATTTAAACGCGGCACGCTTTCGGGCTTGTGATCTGCACTTGAGCAAGTGGGTGCGTGCTCAGATTGCCTCCTTGCAGATCGAGGACTCCAAACTCAGTGGGGCAATCTTTAACGAAACCCGTGGTCTGGATCTGAGTCTGCGTGAATGCAAGCTGGTCGGTGCCACCTTGCGCGCGATTAACTTCCGTAAACAAAATCTGGTGCAACTGGATTTCTCCGATGCCGACTTGGGTGGCTGCAATTTTCAGGATGCCGTATTTGAAGGCGGCAGCTTGAGGGGCGCCAGCTTGAGAGGGGTGAACTTCAAGGGAGCAGACCTGCGCAGTGTGGAACTGGGCAGCATCACCTTGTACGACTTGAATAACGCTTTCCAAGGCGCATGTTTGTCAGTAGAGCAGGCCGTCCAGCTGATCAGCTCCATGGGCGTGCAGGTTCAGTAA
- a CDS encoding YifB family Mg chelatase-like AAA ATPase, with protein MSLAVLNSCALSGLDFIDVRVEAHVAPGLPAFHIVGLPDAGIRESRERVRAAMQASGFDFPAARLTINLAPADLPKDSGRFDLPVALAILLASGQLSRSDDKQREQAITGLDRYVMAGELSLTGAVVPVQSALTIALGMARRHPERCLLLPAQSAEIAAHVPDLQVCGVASLAEAAGYLRGDKELGPASAKPWPEQNEGQQLCLSDVLGQPLACRAVEVAAAGGHSLLLNGSPGVGKTMLAQRLPGLLPDLDRYAQLEVAALYSFVQEQDCFSRRPPFRAPHHSISTPALIGGGSRPRPGEVSLAHHGVLFLDELPEFSRRSLEALREPLEQGCVHISRAQKQAVFPAQFQFVAAMNPCPCGWAASRHRACRCSPAQRELYRQRLSGPMLDRIDLLVTLSESEPERDQVAQASSQVRLRVQEAIERQRVRQTVRNARLSVAGLKEHGRLSAEALQLLASARKRWHWSERVQGRVLRVARTIADLAGVDQIARPHIAEALQFRPELP; from the coding sequence ATGTCCTTGGCCGTTTTAAATAGCTGCGCTTTGTCGGGCCTGGATTTTATTGATGTACGCGTTGAAGCGCATGTCGCTCCAGGATTACCCGCTTTTCATATTGTGGGTTTGCCCGATGCCGGTATTCGTGAAAGCCGCGAACGCGTACGGGCTGCGATGCAAGCCAGTGGTTTTGATTTTCCCGCCGCCCGACTGACCATCAATCTGGCCCCTGCGGATCTGCCCAAGGATTCGGGCCGCTTCGATTTGCCCGTGGCCTTGGCGATTTTGTTGGCCAGCGGCCAGCTTAGTCGTTCGGACGACAAGCAGCGTGAACAGGCTATCACAGGCCTGGATCGGTACGTCATGGCGGGAGAGCTGTCTTTGACTGGGGCAGTGGTTCCTGTGCAAAGCGCGCTGACGATAGCCTTGGGCATGGCGCGTCGGCATCCGGAGCGTTGTTTGCTTTTGCCTGCGCAGAGTGCAGAAATTGCCGCCCATGTTCCTGACCTTCAGGTTTGCGGGGTTGCCAGTCTGGCTGAGGCGGCGGGGTATTTGCGGGGAGATAAGGAATTGGGGCCAGCATCTGCCAAGCCTTGGCCAGAGCAAAATGAAGGCCAGCAACTGTGTTTGTCGGACGTGCTGGGACAGCCTTTGGCTTGTCGTGCTGTAGAGGTGGCGGCTGCGGGTGGCCATAGCCTTTTGTTGAATGGATCCCCTGGGGTGGGCAAAACCATGCTGGCCCAACGTCTGCCGGGTTTATTGCCAGATCTGGATCGGTACGCTCAGTTGGAAGTGGCCGCCTTGTATTCCTTTGTGCAAGAGCAGGACTGTTTCAGCAGGCGACCGCCTTTTCGCGCCCCGCATCATAGTATTTCGACTCCTGCTTTGATTGGTGGGGGAAGCCGACCTCGGCCAGGAGAAGTGTCCTTGGCTCATCATGGCGTACTGTTTCTTGACGAACTGCCTGAGTTCAGTCGACGCTCTTTGGAGGCGTTGCGAGAGCCTTTGGAGCAGGGCTGTGTACATATTTCTCGTGCCCAGAAGCAAGCGGTTTTTCCGGCACAGTTTCAATTTGTAGCTGCCATGAATCCCTGCCCCTGTGGCTGGGCGGCGAGCCGCCATCGGGCGTGTCGGTGCTCTCCCGCTCAACGAGAGCTGTATCGGCAGCGCCTATCGGGGCCGATGTTGGATAGGATTGATCTTTTGGTGACCTTAAGCGAGTCCGAGCCGGAGCGGGATCAAGTGGCTCAGGCGTCTAGCCAGGTCAGGTTGCGGGTACAGGAGGCAATCGAGAGGCAGAGGGTACGCCAGACAGTGCGTAATGCTCGTCTGTCGGTGGCCGGTCTGAAAGAGCATGGGCGCTTGTCTGCGGAGGCCTTGCAGCTACTGGCCAGTGCACGCAAGCGTTGGCATTGGTCAGAGCGTGTGCAGGGTAGGGTGTTGCGGGTGGCGCGGACAATTGCTGATTTAGCTGGAGTGGATCAGATTGCCAGACCGCATATTGCGGAAGCCCTGCAGTTTCGGCCTGAGTTGCCGTGA
- the rpmI gene encoding 50S ribosomal protein L35, with protein MPKMKTKKSASKRFVVRGSGSIKRGQAFKRHILTKKTTKNKRQLRGAVEVHKADVASVKAMMPFA; from the coding sequence ATGCCTAAAATGAAAACCAAAAAAAGCGCCTCCAAGCGCTTTGTGGTTCGTGGTAGCGGTTCCATCAAGCGGGGCCAAGCGTTCAAGCGTCACATTCTGACCAAGAAGACGACCAAGAACAAACGTCAGTTGCGCGGTGCCGTCGAGGTTCATAAAGCCGACGTCGCTTCCGTAAAAGCAATGATGCCTTTCGCTTAA
- the rplT gene encoding 50S ribosomal protein L20, translated as MSRVKRGVNARARHKKVIAQAKGFRGRRGNVFRIAKQAVMKAGQYAYRDRRNKKRVFRSLWITRINAACRELDMSYSQFIAGLNKASIALDRKVLADLAVKDKAGFAAVVAQAKNALAA; from the coding sequence ATGTCACGAGTAAAACGCGGTGTTAACGCACGCGCACGCCACAAAAAAGTAATTGCCCAGGCCAAAGGTTTTCGCGGCCGTCGCGGTAATGTATTCCGTATAGCCAAACAGGCTGTCATGAAGGCAGGTCAGTATGCCTACCGTGACCGCCGTAACAAGAAACGCGTATTCCGCTCGCTGTGGATTACCCGTATCAACGCAGCTTGCCGCGAACTGGACATGAGCTACAGCCAGTTTATCGCTGGCCTGAACAAAGCCTCCATCGCTTTGGACCGTAAGGTTTTGGCTGATCTGGCTGTTAAAGACAAGGCAGGTTTTGCTGCTGTTGTTGCACAGGCTAAGAACGCTCTGGCTGCTTAA
- the pheS gene encoding phenylalanine--tRNA ligase subunit alpha, whose product MTSSHDDLIAQARALFEQSQDAASLENAKARFLGKQGAITALMKGLAQMEPEQKKAAGASINVLKREIEDLLNDRRAALAAEQLNQRLAQEQIDVTLPGRGRGTGGIHPVIQTWQRVEAIFRSIGFDVADGPEIENDWTNFTALNNPENHPARSMQDTFYIDMNDEQGLPYLLRTHTSPMQVRYARMNQAPIKVIAPGRTYRVDSDATHSPMFHQVEGLWIAEDISFADLKGVYTNFLRAFFESDDLVVRFRPSFFPFTEPSAEIDMMFSSGPNKGRWLEISGSGQVHPQVVRNFGLDPERYIGFAFGSGLERLTMLRYGVNDLRQFFEGDLRFLKQFNR is encoded by the coding sequence ATGACTTCCTCTCACGACGATCTGATTGCCCAGGCTCGGGCCTTATTTGAGCAGTCTCAGGACGCCGCCTCGCTGGAAAATGCTAAAGCTCGATTTTTGGGCAAACAAGGTGCGATCACGGCCTTGATGAAAGGCCTTGCCCAGATGGAGCCGGAGCAGAAAAAAGCAGCAGGTGCCAGCATCAACGTGCTCAAGCGCGAAATTGAAGATTTGCTGAACGATCGTCGTGCTGCCCTGGCGGCAGAACAATTGAACCAGCGACTGGCTCAAGAACAAATTGATGTGACCTTGCCTGGCCGTGGTCGTGGCACCGGTGGTATTCATCCGGTGATCCAGACCTGGCAGCGCGTCGAAGCCATTTTCCGCTCTATCGGTTTCGATGTGGCTGACGGCCCTGAAATCGAGAATGACTGGACAAATTTTACCGCTCTGAACAATCCAGAGAATCATCCTGCCCGTTCGATGCAAGACACGTTCTATATCGATATGAACGACGAGCAGGGCTTGCCCTATTTGCTGCGCACGCACACCAGCCCCATGCAGGTGCGTTACGCCCGCATGAATCAGGCGCCTATCAAGGTTATTGCCCCCGGCCGCACCTATCGTGTCGATAGTGATGCCACCCACTCGCCCATGTTCCACCAAGTGGAAGGGCTGTGGATTGCCGAGGATATTTCCTTTGCCGATTTGAAAGGCGTTTACACGAACTTTCTGCGTGCCTTCTTTGAAAGCGACGATCTGGTCGTACGTTTTCGACCTTCTTTCTTCCCCTTTACCGAGCCATCTGCCGAGATTGACATGATGTTCTCCTCCGGTCCCAACAAGGGCCGTTGGCTGGAAATCTCCGGTTCCGGGCAGGTTCACCCGCAAGTGGTGCGCAATTTCGGTTTGGACCCAGAGCGTTACATCGGTTTCGCCTTCGGTTCCGGACTGGAGCGCCTGACTATGTTGCGCTATGGTGTTAACGATTTGCGCCAGTTCTTTGAAGGCGACCTGCGCTTTCTCAAGCAGTTCAATCGTTGA